The following coding sequences lie in one Niabella agricola genomic window:
- a CDS encoding transmembrane 220 family protein, whose product MFLLIFNIIFCIAFIGFAWVNLNDNDAWLWVSIYGIPAALCGLAVFHKYFPTAYLAVALLCFGYAISIFFAKDGVKDWIQKYNAPSLVESMKANKPYIEKAREFFGLLIVVAVVLINYFVTA is encoded by the coding sequence ATGTTTTTACTGATTTTTAATATTATTTTTTGCATTGCCTTTATCGGGTTTGCCTGGGTAAATTTAAATGATAATGATGCCTGGTTATGGGTAAGTATTTATGGCATCCCTGCGGCACTTTGCGGACTGGCAGTGTTTCATAAATATTTCCCAACGGCATACCTGGCAGTGGCGCTTCTGTGCTTCGGTTACGCCATCAGTATTTTTTTTGCTAAAGACGGTGTAAAAGACTGGATCCAAAAATACAATGCACCCAGCCTGGTGGAGTCAATGAAAGCCAATAAACCCTATATTGAAAAGGCAAGAGAATTCTTTGGTTTGTTAATTGTTGTGGCAGTAGTGCTCATTAACTATTTTGTAACCGCTTAA
- a CDS encoding heparinase II/III domain-containing protein produces the protein MKKLLLLQLVLLALLPSLAQQSSATRIFGGQYSAARINNLRNNCRKYDWARQQLTAAVEKARPWLAKTDETLWAMVPGQDLPRTIDVGYDKFASGPKFVGCIVCGDKILQYGNYPYNPDFEKKPWKLTCPACGSVFPTNDFGKYYQSALDEQGLFNPAKGDTSLLFNTDHPDPKDPLHKFGVDNGFGYVHNGRAYKYIGYYSWKYWRYIQEGLTALANAFLYTGDQRYAHKAAILLDRIADVYPSMDWSPYARRGWYHSDGSTGRGKIEGSIWETGIVQGMADAYDKILSGTQNDPALYAFLKQQGQRYRLPNSKGTRELFVTNVDEGILKTTFQAVLDQRIRGNQGMYQHTVALCALALNTAPFTTQWLDWLFAPDGGAIPELMINRFDRDGTSDEGAPGYAVIWGLHISPLAALLRSYPSYTNHNIFRDFPQFKNVYTVAYRMAVLGKAIPNIGDAGSTGLVGIPNADPKFMALGYLYTRDPEIAVAAYRANGYSAKGLGLDIFAENPEAVNLEIKKIGEAAGTRPIGGYLMSGFGLSILESGRGASGIALASNYGRTIHHAHNDMLNFDLFAFGHWLTPDLGYPEFATNIPSVTEWTRSTISHNLVFANKRPQGSAWSGHTRLFKQLNGFGAFELDGKAAYPDLKTYSRTLLLVGGSSNNAADSNAYVVDIFRVRGGNDHVFSFHGPPGAVRTEGLQLQVQEKGTYAGTHISKGTKAAGFPYGYSFLYNVEKDTSPPASFIADWKAQPGYRGLTENDHIHIRMHATTSSDDVSLADGDPPQNKPGNPKTLRYLLMHRAGSDLTSNFVTILEPYRNHPFIKSVRRMDNGKEESISIRVEKADGTVDYLVYNPAAQNGIQLANGIAVTGTIGYIQEKSNRVTKAILINGTALTYKKASLTSAGTIEGHVVKMYRGLGGEAWITVDTKQPVNKSLIGEQIMIETKGERDACYRIRDIKKEGTFTRIFFGPGTFVSNIKKGSTAKNKTAKEQEQNYSYDFEEGAAFKIATHASWNIKK, from the coding sequence GTGAAAAAACTACTTCTGCTACAATTGGTCCTGCTGGCATTACTCCCCTCCCTGGCCCAGCAGTCATCTGCCACCCGCATCTTTGGGGGGCAGTATTCGGCGGCACGCATCAATAATCTCAGGAACAATTGCCGTAAATATGATTGGGCAAGGCAACAATTAACGGCGGCCGTTGAAAAAGCCAGGCCCTGGCTGGCCAAAACCGATGAAACGCTATGGGCAATGGTTCCGGGCCAGGATCTGCCCAGGACCATCGACGTAGGTTATGATAAATTTGCATCCGGTCCTAAATTTGTAGGTTGTATTGTTTGCGGCGACAAAATCCTTCAATACGGGAATTACCCCTACAATCCTGATTTTGAAAAAAAGCCCTGGAAATTGACCTGCCCCGCATGCGGTTCGGTTTTTCCCACCAATGATTTCGGAAAATATTATCAAAGCGCGCTGGATGAGCAAGGGCTGTTCAACCCGGCCAAAGGAGACACCAGTTTACTCTTTAACACCGATCATCCCGATCCCAAAGACCCGCTGCACAAATTTGGCGTGGATAACGGTTTTGGCTATGTTCATAATGGCCGGGCTTATAAATATATCGGGTATTACAGCTGGAAATACTGGCGCTATATTCAGGAAGGGCTCACAGCCCTTGCCAATGCCTTCCTTTATACAGGAGATCAGCGCTATGCCCATAAAGCAGCTATTTTGTTAGACCGGATCGCAGACGTATATCCGTCGATGGATTGGAGCCCCTATGCCCGCCGGGGCTGGTATCATTCGGATGGTTCGACCGGTCGTGGAAAAATAGAAGGATCCATATGGGAAACCGGAATCGTGCAGGGAATGGCAGATGCCTATGATAAGATCCTGAGCGGCACCCAAAATGATCCGGCATTGTATGCATTTCTAAAACAGCAGGGCCAGCGATACCGGCTCCCCAACTCCAAGGGCACACGGGAACTGTTTGTTACCAATGTGGATGAGGGCATCCTGAAAACGACCTTCCAGGCAGTGCTCGATCAGCGGATCCGCGGAAACCAGGGCATGTATCAGCACACGGTAGCCCTATGCGCGCTTGCCCTGAATACTGCCCCCTTTACCACACAGTGGCTGGATTGGTTGTTTGCCCCCGATGGCGGCGCCATTCCCGAATTAATGATCAACCGCTTCGACAGAGATGGCACTTCCGACGAAGGCGCCCCTGGATACGCCGTAATCTGGGGCCTGCATATTTCGCCTCTGGCCGCGCTGCTCCGTTCCTACCCATCGTACACGAATCATAATATTTTCAGGGATTTCCCACAATTCAAAAACGTTTATACCGTAGCCTATCGCATGGCAGTACTCGGCAAAGCCATTCCCAATATCGGGGATGCCGGCTCAACGGGGCTGGTAGGTATACCCAATGCCGATCCAAAATTTATGGCATTGGGGTACCTGTATACCCGGGATCCGGAAATTGCCGTTGCCGCCTATCGTGCCAACGGCTACTCGGCAAAAGGGCTCGGACTGGACATATTTGCCGAAAACCCCGAAGCCGTCAACCTGGAAATAAAAAAAATAGGAGAAGCGGCCGGCACCCGACCCATAGGAGGCTACCTTATGAGTGGGTTCGGACTGTCGATACTGGAATCCGGACGTGGAGCATCGGGCATCGCATTAGCCAGTAACTACGGGCGCACGATACATCATGCGCATAACGATATGCTTAATTTCGATCTGTTTGCCTTTGGACATTGGCTAACGCCGGACCTGGGATACCCGGAATTTGCCACCAATATACCCAGTGTTACCGAATGGACCCGGAGCACCATTTCACACAACCTGGTGTTCGCCAATAAGCGGCCGCAGGGCTCCGCCTGGAGCGGACACACCCGTCTCTTTAAACAATTGAACGGCTTTGGCGCGTTTGAACTGGACGGAAAAGCGGCTTACCCGGATCTGAAAACATACAGCCGTACCTTGCTCCTCGTAGGTGGCAGCAGCAACAATGCAGCAGACAGCAATGCCTACGTGGTTGACATCTTCAGAGTCAGGGGCGGTAATGACCATGTTTTCAGCTTTCATGGTCCTCCGGGCGCAGTTCGTACAGAAGGACTGCAATTACAGGTACAGGAAAAGGGCACGTACGCAGGCACCCATATTTCCAAAGGTACAAAGGCCGCAGGCTTTCCCTATGGGTATTCATTCCTTTATAACGTGGAAAAAGACACAAGCCCACCGGCCAGTTTCATCGCAGACTGGAAGGCGCAGCCAGGATACCGGGGACTAACGGAAAACGACCATATCCATATCCGGATGCATGCCACGACATCTTCCGATGATGTATCATTGGCCGATGGCGATCCGCCTCAAAACAAACCGGGCAATCCCAAAACACTTCGCTACCTGCTCATGCATCGCGCAGGCAGCGACCTGACCAGCAACTTTGTTACTATTCTTGAACCTTACCGCAATCATCCTTTTATCAAGTCGGTACGGCGGATGGATAACGGCAAGGAAGAAAGCATCAGCATCCGGGTAGAAAAAGCAGACGGCACCGTCGATTACCTGGTATACAATCCCGCTGCACAAAACGGCATACAACTGGCCAACGGTATTGCCGTAACCGGCACTATCGGCTATATACAAGAAAAAAGCAATCGTGTTACAAAGGCCATCCTGATAAACGGCACCGCGCTTACCTACAAAAAAGCAAGCCTTACATCCGCCGGTACCATCGAAGGTCATGTTGTAAAAATGTACCGAGGGCTTGGTGGCGAAGCATGGATCACCGTGGATACCAAACAGCCGGTCAATAAAAGCCTGATTGGTGAGCAAATCATGATTGAAACCAAAGGAGAACGGGATGCCTGTTACCGGATCCGGGACATCAAAAAAGAAGGAACATTCACACGGATCTTTTTTGGTCCCGGTACGTTTGTAAGTAACATAAAAAAAGGGAGTACCGCGAAAAACAAAACGGCAAAAGAACAGGAACAAAACTATAGCTATGACTTTGAAGAAGGCGCTGCATTTAAGATTGCCACCCATGCTTCATGGAATATCAAAAAATGA
- a CDS encoding alkaline phosphatase family protein: MQKTVVINIVGLSKSVLHLMPFVNNYAAQHHLKVIEPMLPAVTTAVQSTYLTGKWPSETGIVGNGWYDRTDSEVKFWKQSNHLVQSKKIWEAAKEADPSFTSSNMFWWYNMYSSVDYSATPRPNYLADGRKIPDCYTHPASLRDHLQQELGKFPLFQFWGPGAHIKSSQWIADASIRTDRLYNPTLTLVYLPHLDYCLQKFGNDEALIKNDCQEVDLVVRQLIQYYQEQQARIILLSEYGITPVFKPVHINRILRSKGYIAVREERGLELLDAGASKAFAVADHQIAHIYIADKQQIPEIKSLFENTDGIAGVLDKAGQVNGHIHHERSGDLVLIAASNSWFTYYFWEDDKRAPDYARCVDIHKKPGYDPVELFMTSKLRAAYKLLKKKLGMRYVMDVIPMDASLVKGSHGSPFVKDDYKPVLITKNGTATQQVRATDIYDIIWQHLCS, translated from the coding sequence ATGCAAAAAACGGTTGTCATCAATATCGTAGGGCTATCAAAATCGGTTCTCCACTTAATGCCCTTTGTTAACAACTATGCCGCGCAGCACCACCTGAAGGTTATTGAACCCATGTTGCCGGCGGTAACAACAGCGGTACAATCCACCTACCTCACCGGGAAATGGCCATCGGAAACCGGCATTGTCGGCAATGGATGGTATGATCGTACCGATAGTGAAGTAAAATTCTGGAAACAGTCGAACCACCTGGTGCAATCCAAAAAAATATGGGAGGCAGCAAAAGAGGCCGATCCATCCTTTACCTCCAGCAATATGTTCTGGTGGTACAATATGTATTCATCGGTTGATTACAGCGCCACCCCACGTCCCAACTATCTTGCAGATGGAAGGAAGATACCGGATTGCTATACCCATCCTGCATCCCTCCGAGACCACCTGCAACAGGAACTGGGGAAATTTCCGCTTTTTCAGTTTTGGGGCCCGGGTGCCCATATCAAATCTTCTCAATGGATCGCCGATGCATCTATAAGAACAGACCGGTTATACAACCCTACGCTCACGCTTGTTTATCTGCCGCACCTGGATTATTGCTTGCAAAAATTCGGGAACGATGAAGCACTGATAAAAAACGACTGCCAGGAAGTGGATCTTGTAGTCAGGCAGTTAATACAGTACTATCAGGAACAACAGGCGCGAATCATCTTACTTTCCGAATACGGCATTACTCCTGTTTTCAAACCGGTTCATATAAACCGGATCCTCCGTAGTAAAGGCTATATTGCTGTAAGGGAAGAGCGCGGACTGGAACTGCTGGACGCAGGCGCTTCGAAAGCTTTTGCAGTGGCAGATCATCAGATCGCTCATATTTACATTGCGGATAAGCAGCAGATCCCCGAAATTAAAAGCTTATTTGAAAACACCGACGGAATCGCCGGTGTATTGGATAAGGCAGGTCAGGTTAATGGTCATATACATCATGAACGCTCCGGCGACCTGGTGTTGATAGCTGCCAGCAATAGCTGGTTCACGTATTATTTCTGGGAAGACGACAAACGGGCACCCGATTACGCACGCTGTGTAGATATACATAAAAAACCCGGCTATGACCCGGTGGAATTATTTATGACTTCAAAGCTACGGGCTGCCTATAAATTGCTTAAAAAGAAGCTGGGCATGCGTTATGTAATGGATGTGATTCCGATGGATGCTTCACTGGTCAAAGGTTCACACGGAAGCCCTTTTGTTAAAGATGATTACAAACCGGTACTCATTACCAAGAACGGCACTGCAACACAGCAGGTACGGGCTACCGATATCTATGATATCATCTGGCAGCACCTCTGCTCCTGA
- the eboC gene encoding UbiA-like protein EboC (EboC, a homolog the polyprenyltransferase UbiA, belongs to system of proteins involved in the trafficking of precursor metabolites to an extracytoplasmic compartment so that the biosynthesis of certain natural products, such as scytonemin, can be completed.), giving the protein MNRLFYYITLCRPANVITAMADVLAGSSIALFYSNIADTENVYPHIALLLIATAALYAGGIVFNDIFDAGTDRIERPERMIPSGRISKKSATIFGTALFIIALTSSALVNGTALLIAGAIALSAFLYDSKSKQHPIAGPLTMGLCRGLNLLLGISLMPPLVTQELYLGIVPLVYIFAVTTISRDEVHGGKRRNLAITFILYLLVFIILGIVGCYTKAYTGLLLLLPFFISIMRPLFKAWQNPQAKNIVRAVKAGVLSIILLDATWAAVHHQFVICGIILCLLPLSILLGKYFAVT; this is encoded by the coding sequence GTGAACAGGCTATTTTATTATATCACACTGTGCCGGCCGGCCAACGTAATTACCGCCATGGCAGATGTACTGGCCGGCAGCAGCATTGCACTGTTTTATAGCAATATAGCGGATACGGAAAATGTTTATCCTCATATTGCCCTGCTGTTGATTGCAACGGCAGCCCTCTATGCCGGAGGAATTGTATTTAACGACATTTTTGATGCCGGCACCGATCGTATTGAACGCCCCGAACGGATGATTCCAAGTGGCCGGATTTCAAAAAAATCTGCAACAATATTTGGAACAGCTCTATTCATCATTGCACTAACCAGCAGCGCCCTGGTCAATGGCACCGCCCTTTTAATAGCTGGCGCCATTGCTTTGTCCGCATTCCTGTACGATTCCAAAAGCAAGCAGCATCCCATTGCCGGACCTTTAACGATGGGTCTTTGCAGGGGACTTAATTTATTACTAGGCATTTCGCTGATGCCTCCGCTCGTAACACAGGAGCTGTATTTGGGCATTGTACCGCTGGTTTATATTTTCGCAGTAACCACCATCAGCCGTGACGAAGTGCATGGCGGCAAAAGGCGCAACCTGGCAATAACTTTTATCCTGTACCTGCTCGTTTTTATCATTCTGGGCATTGTTGGCTGTTATACAAAAGCATATACAGGGCTTTTACTGCTGCTGCCCTTTTTCATTAGTATTATGCGGCCTTTATTTAAGGCCTGGCAAAACCCCCAGGCTAAAAACATCGTACGCGCCGTAAAGGCCGGGGTATTGAGCATTATTCTCTTAGATGCTACCTGGGCCGCTGTTCATCACCAGTTTGTTATTTGTGGCATCATCCTTTGCCTGTTACCGCTTTCGATCTTATTAGGAAAATATTTTGCAGTCACATAA
- a CDS encoding high-potential iron-sulfur protein gives MQDRRKFLKGIFFSATTAAFGTALLQGCGGNEPAKENPAAEKTDKPAAAPEAQGPAIIDSSQMTQEDFDKRKNLGYVEKSPMEENRCENCALYLQPEGENKKYGGCQLLRGPIAPDGYCPYWAAKQG, from the coding sequence ATGCAAGACCGACGTAAATTTTTGAAGGGCATATTTTTTTCGGCAACTACCGCGGCTTTCGGAACCGCATTGTTGCAGGGATGTGGCGGTAATGAACCGGCAAAAGAAAATCCTGCAGCCGAAAAGACCGATAAGCCGGCCGCCGCACCGGAAGCGCAGGGACCTGCTATTATCGACAGCTCTCAAATGACGCAGGAAGATTTTGACAAGCGGAAAAACCTGGGGTATGTAGAAAAATCGCCGATGGAGGAGAACCGGTGTGAAAATTGCGCGCTGTACCTGCAACCGGAAGGGGAGAACAAAAAATATGGTGGTTGCCAGTTGCTGCGCGGGCCCATTGCGCCTGATGGATATTGCCCCTACTGGGCAGCAAAGCAGGGATAA
- the eboE gene encoding metabolite traffic protein EboE: MITNYGHLTYCSNIHSGESWAAHFDQLRKYLPEIKKKCSPRSAMGIGLRLSAIAARVLSKKNELLLFQNWLKEQNAYVFTINGFPYGGFHKTVVKDQVHTPDWTTAKRVVYTKQLADILAVLLPDKMEGSISTSPLSYRHWYKNEAATNRAIQTSTYNLVAVVEHLITLHQQSGKIIFIAIEPEPDGILTDTATFIHWYKNALLKTGAKRLSQKLDIPLSKAATLLKKHVRLCYDICHAAVNYEAHADQIIQLQRSGIKIGKIQISAALKAGFTKNKKQNDTLLEAINQFLEPTYLHQVISRNDQQELSVYPDLPEALKSVEAAPAKEWRIHYHVPIFTKRIPPLSTTQEDIVTVLNIHKQTPLTQHLEIETYTWEVLPNSLKRDIAGSITREMKWVLKQLNK, encoded by the coding sequence ATGATCACCAACTACGGGCATCTTACCTATTGCAGCAATATTCACTCCGGGGAATCCTGGGCAGCACATTTTGATCAACTCCGGAAATACCTTCCGGAAATTAAAAAAAAATGCAGCCCCCGTTCCGCAATGGGCATCGGTTTAAGGCTGTCGGCCATTGCTGCCCGGGTCCTTTCAAAGAAAAATGAACTCCTGCTGTTTCAAAACTGGTTAAAGGAACAAAACGCTTATGTGTTTACCATTAACGGATTCCCTTATGGAGGCTTCCATAAAACCGTTGTAAAAGACCAGGTGCATACACCAGACTGGACTACGGCAAAACGTGTCGTATACACGAAACAACTCGCAGACATATTGGCTGTCTTATTACCGGACAAAATGGAAGGCAGTATCTCCACCTCACCATTAAGCTACCGCCACTGGTATAAAAATGAAGCCGCAACAAACCGGGCCATCCAAACATCCACATACAACCTGGTTGCTGTTGTTGAACATTTAATAACACTGCATCAACAATCCGGGAAAATCATTTTCATCGCAATTGAACCCGAGCCAGACGGTATTTTAACAGACACCGCAACGTTCATCCATTGGTATAAAAATGCGTTACTGAAAACAGGAGCAAAGCGGCTCAGTCAAAAACTGGATATCCCGCTTTCGAAGGCAGCAACGCTTTTAAAAAAGCATGTCCGGTTGTGTTACGATATCTGTCATGCAGCTGTTAACTATGAAGCGCATGCAGACCAAATCATACAGCTGCAAAGATCGGGGATCAAAATCGGCAAAATACAGATCAGCGCCGCTTTAAAGGCTGGCTTCACCAAAAACAAGAAACAGAACGACACCCTCCTGGAAGCCATCAATCAGTTCCTGGAACCCACTTATCTGCACCAGGTGATCAGCCGCAACGATCAGCAGGAACTTTCGGTATATCCCGACCTGCCGGAAGCACTGAAAAGCGTTGAAGCCGCGCCCGCCAAAGAATGGCGGATCCACTACCATGTGCCCATTTTTACAAAAAGAATTCCGCCCTTATCCACTACCCAGGAAGATATCGTAACGGTTTTAAACATTCATAAACAAACGCCCCTCACCCAACACCTGGAAATTGAAACCTATACCTGGGAGGTTTTACCCAACTCTTTAAAAAGAGACATTGCGGGTTCCATTACCAGGGAAATGAAATGGGTGCTTAAACAACTGAACAAATAG
- a CDS encoding EboA domain-containing protein, whose amino-acid sequence MSGNFPQTNWSNWTVLDMARLYQLLQLEASSRQDYIRLVESLFLQADLGELSILYKSLPFYAYPEAWSVRCAEGIRSNMGPVLEAIMQENNYPAEHLPEAAWNQMILKAIFTGKNLSLIYGLKKRKNPALAASLLDYAEERLAAGRDIDAGIWDLTAPFFPEETETLKLKFLQTNEYVLRK is encoded by the coding sequence ATGAGCGGAAACTTCCCTCAAACCAACTGGTCGAACTGGACGGTGCTGGATATGGCCCGGTTATACCAGCTATTGCAACTGGAAGCAAGCAGCAGGCAGGACTACATCCGCCTGGTTGAGTCCCTCTTTCTTCAGGCAGACCTGGGTGAGCTCTCCATTTTGTACAAATCATTACCTTTCTACGCGTATCCGGAAGCATGGTCTGTGCGTTGTGCTGAAGGCATCCGGAGCAATATGGGACCCGTGCTGGAGGCCATCATGCAGGAAAATAATTATCCGGCCGAACATTTGCCGGAAGCAGCCTGGAATCAAATGATATTGAAAGCCATTTTTACAGGCAAAAACCTGTCACTTATATACGGCCTCAAAAAAAGAAAGAATCCGGCTTTAGCTGCTTCTTTATTAGATTATGCGGAAGAACGGCTGGCCGCGGGAAGAGATATCGATGCGGGGATATGGGACTTGACTGCGCCTTTTTTCCCAGAGGAAACAGAAACTTTAAAATTAAAATTCTTACAAACAAACGAATATGTGTTGCGGAAATAA
- a CDS encoding 3-dehydroquinate synthase yields MIIEQRFTINYHYNVHFIADVFSIHNTTFSDILLTHSNSGFSPSLLFVIDSNVGMRHPQLQQAITNYLDQRSPGKLNTYFLTIPGGEKAKENDHAYQAILRAINQFNIDRHSFVIAIGGGAVCDVTGFAATVAHRGIKLIRIPTTTLAQNDAAIGVKNGINAFDKKNFLGTFATPVAVINDSAFLKTLSQRTWISGISEAIKVALIKDARFFERIEQLAPAVAERDEAAMQETIIECARLHLQHIANGDPFEAGSSRPLDFGHWSAHKLERMSDYKLLHGEAVAIGIALDCTYANLMGYLGADALDRILELLWHLNLPIAHPLLERTEELLRGLHEFSAHLGGVLTIPLLTSIGHARNVTFIDEQVMQQAAKRLIAISQSTSLV; encoded by the coding sequence ATGATTATTGAACAACGATTTACTATCAACTATCATTACAATGTGCATTTCATTGCAGATGTTTTTAGTATACACAATACCACATTCAGCGACATCCTGTTAACCCATTCCAACAGCGGGTTTTCCCCTTCCCTGTTATTTGTCATCGACAGCAATGTAGGCATGCGGCACCCGCAACTGCAGCAGGCAATAACGAACTACCTGGATCAACGGAGCCCGGGCAAACTGAACACCTATTTTTTAACCATACCCGGTGGTGAAAAAGCCAAGGAGAACGACCATGCCTACCAGGCCATCCTCCGTGCGATCAACCAATTCAATATCGACCGCCACTCGTTTGTCATCGCCATCGGAGGCGGCGCCGTTTGTGACGTTACCGGTTTTGCCGCAACCGTTGCCCACCGGGGCATTAAGCTGATCCGCATCCCCACTACCACACTGGCTCAAAATGATGCCGCCATCGGTGTAAAAAACGGCATCAATGCATTTGATAAGAAAAACTTTTTAGGAACCTTCGCAACCCCTGTTGCAGTGATCAACGATAGTGCTTTTCTAAAAACACTATCCCAAAGGACCTGGATCTCCGGGATTTCCGAAGCCATAAAAGTGGCCTTAATCAAGGATGCCCGGTTCTTTGAACGGATAGAGCAACTCGCTCCTGCCGTAGCCGAAAGAGATGAAGCGGCGATGCAGGAAACCATTATTGAATGCGCCAGACTGCACCTGCAGCATATTGCAAATGGAGACCCCTTTGAAGCAGGTTCGTCAAGACCACTGGATTTCGGGCATTGGAGCGCACATAAGCTGGAGCGCATGTCGGATTATAAATTACTACATGGGGAAGCCGTTGCCATCGGTATTGCGCTGGATTGCACCTATGCCAACCTGATGGGATACCTGGGTGCCGATGCGCTGGACCGGATACTTGAGCTGTTATGGCATCTTAACCTGCCCATTGCACACCCGCTGCTGGAGCGCACGGAGGAATTGCTGCGCGGGCTGCATGAATTCAGCGCCCACCTGGGCGGCGTATTAACCATACCCCTGTTAACCAGCATTGGCCATGCCCGCAATGTTACGTTTATCGATGAACAGGTAATGCAGCAAGCCGCCAAAAGATTAATCGCCATTTCTCAATCCACATCCCTGGTATAA
- a CDS encoding TatD family hydrolase, translating to MCCGNNDIEKRAELPDAVDMELINGLCFFDPHVHMTSRTTDDYQAMADNGIVALIEPSFWLGQPRTHVGTFNDYYSSLLGWERFRSGQFGIKHYCTIGLNSREANNEALAEAVMALLPTFIYKEGVVGIGEIGFDDQTTLEEKYYRLQLELAKEAALPVQVHTPHRDKKKGTQRSMDIALEHQLDPSMVIIDHNNEETVEEVLNRGFWAAFTIYPFTKMGNERMVEIIKQYGSERIMINSAADWGISDPLAVPKTAMLMKKRGIDAATIKAVTYSNAIAAFGQSGQIDPNDFIHGVAVNQSEKFENNSILRGGQQPRIDKGSIIIQ from the coding sequence ATGTGTTGCGGAAATAACGACATTGAAAAACGGGCGGAGCTTCCGGATGCCGTAGACATGGAGCTGATAAACGGCCTGTGCTTTTTTGACCCGCATGTGCATATGACCTCTCGCACTACGGACGATTACCAGGCGATGGCAGATAACGGGATCGTGGCGTTGATTGAGCCTTCTTTCTGGCTGGGACAGCCACGCACCCATGTAGGCACGTTTAACGATTATTACAGCTCGCTGCTGGGTTGGGAGCGCTTCCGTTCCGGCCAGTTCGGCATTAAGCACTATTGCACAATCGGCCTCAATTCCAGGGAGGCCAATAATGAAGCGCTGGCAGAAGCGGTAATGGCATTATTACCAACATTTATTTACAAAGAAGGCGTGGTGGGCATCGGCGAAATAGGCTTTGACGACCAGACAACGCTAGAAGAAAAATATTACCGGTTACAATTGGAGCTGGCCAAAGAAGCGGCGCTGCCGGTACAGGTACATACGCCGCATCGCGACAAGAAGAAAGGCACACAACGCAGTATGGACATTGCACTGGAGCACCAGCTGGACCCCTCCATGGTTATTATTGATCACAACAATGAGGAAACCGTGGAAGAAGTGCTCAACCGCGGATTCTGGGCCGCCTTTACCATCTATCCGTTTACAAAAATGGGCAATGAGCGGATGGTAGAAATCATCAAGCAATATGGCTCCGAACGCATCATGATCAATTCTGCTGCCGACTGGGGCATCAGTGATCCGCTGGCCGTTCCCAAAACCGCGATGCTTATGAAGAAAAGAGGCATTGATGCGGCCACTATAAAAGCTGTCACCTATAGCAACGCGATTGCGGCATTTGGCCAAAGCGGGCAGATAGACCCCAATGACTTTATTCATGGGGTTGCCGTTAATCAATCAGAGAAGTTTGAGAACAATTCCATTTTACGCGGAGGTCAACAGCCCCGCATCGACAAAGGTTCCATCATCATCCAATAA